Genomic segment of Acidimicrobiia bacterium:
GGCATACATGGCGGGAGCCGACTCCGTGATCCTCGTCGAACGCACGGACTACCTCCTTGGCACGGGTCTGGTCGGCGGCATCATGCGCAACAACGGCCGGTTCACCGCGGCCGAAGAGATGATCGCCATGGGTGGCGGTCTGATGTTCCAGATCTGTGACGAGGTGTCAATCCACAAGAACTTCGATTTCCCGGGTCACAAGCACGCTTCGCTCTACGATGTCACTGCGATCGAGCCCGCCGTCAACAAGGCGCTTGTCGGGGAGGGCATCGATGTCAGGCTGATCCACCGGGTCACCAAGATCAACATGTCGAACGGCTCGATCGATTCGATCCACATGGAGAACGGCACGACGATCGAGGGCGATGTCTTCATCGACGCGACCGGCACGGTGGGACCGCAGAAGAACTGCACCCGATACGGATCCGGCTGTGTCATGTGCATCGTGCGCTGCCCCACCTTCGGACCGAGAACCTCCATCTCGGGGCTTGCAGGAGCGGAGGACCGCAATGGCTTCCGCAAGGACGGCGAGGTCGGCGTGATGAGCGGATCGTGCAAGCTCAGCAAGGACTCCCTCGCACCCGCGCTCGCGCGGGAGCTGTCCGAAAAGGGTCTGGTCTCGGTGCCGCTTCCTGCGGCCACCGCGGAGAAGATGCGATCGAAGCTCGGCGCGAAGGCCTGCCAGCAATACGCACTTGACGCCTATGCCGACAACATCATCCTCCTCGACACGGGGCAAGCCAAGATGATGACCTCCTACATCGACCTCACGGATCTCAGGACCGTCCCTGGATTCGAGCAGGCCCGCTACGAGGACCCGTACTCCGGTTCGCTCGGGAACTCGATCCGGTACCTGGATGTGACACGGCGCGACAACACCATGAAGGTCGAGTGCGATGTCGACAACCTGTACTGCGGCGGTGAGAAGGCCGGGCTCCTCGTCGGGCACACGGAAGCCATCGTCACCGGGACACTCGCGGGACACAACGCGGTCCGCCAACTCGCAGGACGGGCACCCATCGAAATCCCACATGACCTCGCGACCGGTGACGCCATTGCCCATGTGCGGTCCGAGATGGACAAGCCGGGAGGGATGTCACAGAAGTACACCTTCTCGGGGTCCGTGTTCTTCGAGCGGATGAAGGAACGGAACCGGTACACGACCGATATCGACCTGATCAAAAAGCGGGTCGCATCGACGGGACTCAACGATGTCTTTGCAAGGTCGGTCGTCTGACCGTGGCGGAGCCTTCAGCACAATCCCATCCCACACTCGCGCGCTACGGCCTCATTGGAGCCGTATCGGGTGTCTATTCCGGCAAATGGCTCGATGCTGGCGGGACGCGGTTCGTTTCGCGGAACCCCGCCACCGATGAGGCGCTCGGAGAGGTCGTGGGCGCGACGGTCGATCAGTACGACGAGCTGGTGTCCCGCTCCCTCGAAGCCTTCCGTACATGGCGCATGGTTCCCGCCCCCATCCGAGGGGACCATGTCCGCCGGATCGGGAACGCTCTTCGCGAACACAAGGAACACCTCGGTGCGCTCGTGAGCCTCGAGACCGGCAAGACACTCGCAGAGGGCCTCGGTGAGGTTCAGGAGATGATCGACATCGGTGACTTCGCCGTTG
This window contains:
- a CDS encoding FAD-dependent oxidoreductase; this encodes MSKRVVVIGGGWSGTAAAHAAYMAGADSVILVERTDYLLGTGLVGGIMRNNGRFTAAEEMIAMGGGLMFQICDEVSIHKNFDFPGHKHASLYDVTAIEPAVNKALVGEGIDVRLIHRVTKINMSNGSIDSIHMENGTTIEGDVFIDATGTVGPQKNCTRYGSGCVMCIVRCPTFGPRTSISGLAGAEDRNGFRKDGEVGVMSGSCKLSKDSLAPALARELSEKGLVSVPLPAATAEKMRSKLGAKACQQYALDAYADNIILLDTGQAKMMTSYIDLTDLRTVPGFEQARYEDPYSGSLGNSIRYLDVTRRDNTMKVECDVDNLYCGGEKAGLLVGHTEAIVTGTLAGHNAVRQLAGRAPIEIPHDLATGDAIAHVRSEMDKPGGMSQKYTFSGSVFFERMKERNRYTTDIDLIKKRVASTGLNDVFARSVV